One window of Bos indicus isolate NIAB-ARS_2022 breed Sahiwal x Tharparkar chromosome 18, NIAB-ARS_B.indTharparkar_mat_pri_1.0, whole genome shotgun sequence genomic DNA carries:
- the HSF4 gene encoding heat shock factor protein 4 isoform X1: MQEAPAALPTEPGPSPVPAFLGKLWALVGDPGTDHLIRWSPSGTSFLVSDQSRFAKEVLPQYFKHSNMASFVRQLNMYGFRKVVSIEQGGLLRPERDHVEFQHPSFVRGREQLLERVRRKVPALRGDDGRWRPEDLGRLLGEVQAFRGVQESTEARLRELRQQNEILWREVVTLRQSHGQQHRVIGKLIQCLFGPLQAGSGSAGAKRKLSLMLDEGCPSPAKFNTCPLPGALLQDPYFIQSPLPETTLGLSSPHRARGPIISDLPEDSPSPEGTRLSPSSGGRREKGLALLKEEPASPGGEGEAGLALAPNECDFCVTAPPPLPVAVVQAILEGKGSFSPEGPRNAQQPEPRGPREVPDRGPLDLERGGRSPDSVLPPMLLRAPPESVEPAGPLDVLGSSLQGREWTLMDLDMELSLPQLPSPAASWGSLLQLQPLVPEKGETELAVKGLNSPGPGKDSTLGAPLLLDIPAALGGPALSLPGALTIYSSPESRASYLGAGDNPSP, translated from the exons ATGCAGGAAGCGCCGGCCGCGCTGCCCACGGAGCCGGGCCCCAGCCCAGTGCCTGCCTTCCTCGGCAAGCTATGGGCGCTGGTGGGCGACCCGGGCACCGACCACCTGATCCGCTGGAGCCCG AGCGGCACCAGCTTCCTCGTGAGCGACCAGAGCCGCTTCGCCAAGGAGGTGCTGCCCCAATACTTCAAGCACAGCAACATGGCAAGCTTCGTGCGGCAACTCAATATGT ACGGTTTTCGGAAGGTGGTGAGCATCGAGCAGGGTGGCCTGCTGAGACCCGAACGGGATCACGTCGAGTTCCAGCATCCGAGCTTCGTACGCGGCCGAGAGCAACTGCTGGAACGCGTGCGCCGCAAG GTGCCCGCGCTGCGCGGCGACGACGGCCGCTGGCGCCCCGAGGACCTGGGCCGGCTGCTGGGCGAGGTGCAGGCTTTTCGGGGAGTGCAGGAGAGCACCGAGGCGCGGCTGCGGGAACTCAGGCA GCAGAACGAGATCCTGTGGAGGGAGGTGGTCACCCTGCGGCAGAGCCACGGTCAACAGCATCGGGTCATCGGCAAG CTGATCCAGTGCCTCTTTGGGCCACTTCAGGCTGGGTCTGGGAGCGCAGGAGCTAAGAGGAAGCT GTCGCTGATGCTGGATGAGGGGTGCCCATCGCCAGCCAAATTCAACACCTGCCCCTTACCTGGTGCCCTCCTGCAGGACCCCTACTTTATCCAGTCG CCCCTCCCGGAGACCACGCTGGGCCTCAGCAGCCCTCACAGGGCCAGGGGCCCCATCATCTCCGACCTCCCGGAAGACTCTCCTTCCCCTGAAGGAACCAGGCTTTCCCCCTCCAGTGGTGGCAGGAG ggagaagggcctggcacTGCTCAAAGAAGAGCCAGCCAGCCCAGGGGGGGAAGGCGAGGCCGGGCTGGCCCTGGCCCCAAACGAGTGTGACTTCTGCGTGACAGCACCCCCACCGCTGCCTGTGGCTGTGGTGCAGGCCAtcctggaggggaaggggagctTCAGCCCTGAGGGGCCCAGGAATGCCCAACAGCCTGAACCAAGAGGCCCCAGGGAGGTTCCCGACAG GGGCCCTCTGGACCTGGAGAGGGGAGGCCGGAGCCCAGACAGTGTGCTGCCTCCAATGCTGCTTCGGGCCCCCCCTGAAAGTGTGGAGCCCGCAGGGCCGCTGGAT GTGCTGGGCTCCAGCCTCCAAGGGCGGGAATGGACTCTGATGGACTTAGACATGGAGCTGTCCCTG CCCCAGCTCCCTTCCCCAGCTGCTTCCTGGGGTTCTCTTCTGCAGTTGCAGCCCTTGGTTCCAGAGAAGGGTGAGACTGAGCTGGCGGTTAAGGGGTTAAATTCTCCAGGCCCAG GAAAGGACTCCACACTCGGGGCACCACTCCTGCTGGACATCCCAGCGGCTTTAGGAGGCCCAGCCCTCAGCCTGCCCGGAGCTTTAACCATTTACAGCAGCCCTGAGAGCCGGGCCTCCTACCTGGGCGCGGGAGACAACCCCTCACCCTGA
- the HSF4 gene encoding heat shock factor protein 4 isoform X5, protein MQEAPAALPTEPGPSPVPAFLGKLWALVGDPGTDHLIRWSPSGTSFLVSDQSRFAKEVLPQYFKHSNMASFVRQLNMYGFRKVVSIEQGGLLRPERDHVEFQHPSFVRGREQLLERVRRKVPALRGDDGRWRPEDLGRLLGEVQAFRGVQESTEARLRELRQQNEILWREVVTLRQSHGQQHRVIGKLIQCLFGPLQAGSGSAGAKRKLTPTLSSRPSRRPRWASAALTGPGAPSSPTSRKTLLPLKEPGFPPPVVAGAPPPLPVAVVQAILEGKGSFSPEGPRNAQQPEPRGPREVPDRGPLDLERGGRSPDSVLPPMLLRAPPESVEPAGPLDVLGSSLQGREWTLMDLDMELSLPQLPSPAASWGSLLQLQPLVPEKGETELAVKGLNSPGPGKDSTLGAPLLLDIPAALGGPALSLPGALTIYSSPESRASYLGAGDNPSP, encoded by the exons ATGCAGGAAGCGCCGGCCGCGCTGCCCACGGAGCCGGGCCCCAGCCCAGTGCCTGCCTTCCTCGGCAAGCTATGGGCGCTGGTGGGCGACCCGGGCACCGACCACCTGATCCGCTGGAGCCCG AGCGGCACCAGCTTCCTCGTGAGCGACCAGAGCCGCTTCGCCAAGGAGGTGCTGCCCCAATACTTCAAGCACAGCAACATGGCAAGCTTCGTGCGGCAACTCAATATGT ACGGTTTTCGGAAGGTGGTGAGCATCGAGCAGGGTGGCCTGCTGAGACCCGAACGGGATCACGTCGAGTTCCAGCATCCGAGCTTCGTACGCGGCCGAGAGCAACTGCTGGAACGCGTGCGCCGCAAG GTGCCCGCGCTGCGCGGCGACGACGGCCGCTGGCGCCCCGAGGACCTGGGCCGGCTGCTGGGCGAGGTGCAGGCTTTTCGGGGAGTGCAGGAGAGCACCGAGGCGCGGCTGCGGGAACTCAGGCA GCAGAACGAGATCCTGTGGAGGGAGGTGGTCACCCTGCGGCAGAGCCACGGTCAACAGCATCGGGTCATCGGCAAG CTGATCCAGTGCCTCTTTGGGCCACTTCAGGCTGGGTCTGGGAGCGCAGGAGCTAAGAGGAAGCT GACCCCTACTTTATCCAGTCG CCCCTCCCGGAGACCACGCTGGGCCTCAGCAGCCCTCACAGGGCCAGGGGCCCCATCATCTCCGACCTCCCGGAAGACTCTCCTTCCCCTGAAGGAACCAGGCTTTCCCCCTCCAGTGGTGGCAGGAG CACCCCCACCGCTGCCTGTGGCTGTGGTGCAGGCCAtcctggaggggaaggggagctTCAGCCCTGAGGGGCCCAGGAATGCCCAACAGCCTGAACCAAGAGGCCCCAGGGAGGTTCCCGACAG GGGCCCTCTGGACCTGGAGAGGGGAGGCCGGAGCCCAGACAGTGTGCTGCCTCCAATGCTGCTTCGGGCCCCCCCTGAAAGTGTGGAGCCCGCAGGGCCGCTGGAT GTGCTGGGCTCCAGCCTCCAAGGGCGGGAATGGACTCTGATGGACTTAGACATGGAGCTGTCCCTG CCCCAGCTCCCTTCCCCAGCTGCTTCCTGGGGTTCTCTTCTGCAGTTGCAGCCCTTGGTTCCAGAGAAGGGTGAGACTGAGCTGGCGGTTAAGGGGTTAAATTCTCCAGGCCCAG GAAAGGACTCCACACTCGGGGCACCACTCCTGCTGGACATCCCAGCGGCTTTAGGAGGCCCAGCCCTCAGCCTGCCCGGAGCTTTAACCATTTACAGCAGCCCTGAGAGCCGGGCCTCCTACCTGGGCGCGGGAGACAACCCCTCACCCTGA
- the HSF4 gene encoding heat shock factor protein 4 isoform X3, whose protein sequence is MQEAPAALPTEPGPSPVPAFLGKLWALVGDPGTDHLIRWSPSGTSFLVSDQSRFAKEVLPQYFKHSNMASFVRQLNMYGFRKVVSIEQGGLLRPERDHVEFQHPSFVRGREQLLERVRRKVPALRGDDGRWRPEDLGRLLGEVQAFRGVQESTEARLRELRQQNEILWREVVTLRQSHGQQHRVIGKLIQCLFGPLQAGSGSAGAKRKLSLMLDEGCPSPAKFNTCPLPGALLQDPYFIQSPLPETTLGLSSPHRARGPIISDLPEDSPSPEGTRLSPSSGGRREKGLALLKEEPASPGGEGEAGLALAPNECDFCVTAPPPLPVAVVQAILEGKGSFSPEGPRNAQQPEPRGPREVPDRGPLDLERGGRSPDSVLPPMLLRAPPESVEPAGPLDVLGSSLQGREWTLMDLDMELSLPQLPSPAASWGSLLQLQPLVPEKGETELAVKGLNSPGPEGKASEALLPRRKEMTVSPC, encoded by the exons ATGCAGGAAGCGCCGGCCGCGCTGCCCACGGAGCCGGGCCCCAGCCCAGTGCCTGCCTTCCTCGGCAAGCTATGGGCGCTGGTGGGCGACCCGGGCACCGACCACCTGATCCGCTGGAGCCCG AGCGGCACCAGCTTCCTCGTGAGCGACCAGAGCCGCTTCGCCAAGGAGGTGCTGCCCCAATACTTCAAGCACAGCAACATGGCAAGCTTCGTGCGGCAACTCAATATGT ACGGTTTTCGGAAGGTGGTGAGCATCGAGCAGGGTGGCCTGCTGAGACCCGAACGGGATCACGTCGAGTTCCAGCATCCGAGCTTCGTACGCGGCCGAGAGCAACTGCTGGAACGCGTGCGCCGCAAG GTGCCCGCGCTGCGCGGCGACGACGGCCGCTGGCGCCCCGAGGACCTGGGCCGGCTGCTGGGCGAGGTGCAGGCTTTTCGGGGAGTGCAGGAGAGCACCGAGGCGCGGCTGCGGGAACTCAGGCA GCAGAACGAGATCCTGTGGAGGGAGGTGGTCACCCTGCGGCAGAGCCACGGTCAACAGCATCGGGTCATCGGCAAG CTGATCCAGTGCCTCTTTGGGCCACTTCAGGCTGGGTCTGGGAGCGCAGGAGCTAAGAGGAAGCT GTCGCTGATGCTGGATGAGGGGTGCCCATCGCCAGCCAAATTCAACACCTGCCCCTTACCTGGTGCCCTCCTGCAGGACCCCTACTTTATCCAGTCG CCCCTCCCGGAGACCACGCTGGGCCTCAGCAGCCCTCACAGGGCCAGGGGCCCCATCATCTCCGACCTCCCGGAAGACTCTCCTTCCCCTGAAGGAACCAGGCTTTCCCCCTCCAGTGGTGGCAGGAG ggagaagggcctggcacTGCTCAAAGAAGAGCCAGCCAGCCCAGGGGGGGAAGGCGAGGCCGGGCTGGCCCTGGCCCCAAACGAGTGTGACTTCTGCGTGACAGCACCCCCACCGCTGCCTGTGGCTGTGGTGCAGGCCAtcctggaggggaaggggagctTCAGCCCTGAGGGGCCCAGGAATGCCCAACAGCCTGAACCAAGAGGCCCCAGGGAGGTTCCCGACAG GGGCCCTCTGGACCTGGAGAGGGGAGGCCGGAGCCCAGACAGTGTGCTGCCTCCAATGCTGCTTCGGGCCCCCCCTGAAAGTGTGGAGCCCGCAGGGCCGCTGGAT GTGCTGGGCTCCAGCCTCCAAGGGCGGGAATGGACTCTGATGGACTTAGACATGGAGCTGTCCCTG CCCCAGCTCCCTTCCCCAGCTGCTTCCTGGGGTTCTCTTCTGCAGTTGCAGCCCTTGGTTCCAGAGAAGGGTGAGACTGAGCTGGCGGTTAAGGGGTTAAATTCTCCAGGCCCAG AGGGCAAGGCGAGTGAAGCTCTCCTTCCCCGAAGAAAGGAGATGACCGTCTCTCCCTGCTGA
- the HSF4 gene encoding heat shock factor protein 4 isoform X4: MQEAPAALPTEPGPSPVPAFLGKLWALVGDPGTDHLIRWSPSGTSFLVSDQSRFAKEVLPQYFKHSNMASFVRQLNMYGFRKVVSIEQGGLLRPERDHVEFQHPSFVRGREQLLERVRRKVPALRGDDGRWRPEDLGRLLGEVQAFRGVQESTEARLRELRQQNEILWREVVTLRQSHGQQHRVIGKLIQCLFGPLQAGSGSAGAKRKLSLMLDEGCPSPAKFNTCPLPGALLQDPYFIQSPLPETTLGLSSPHRARGPIISDLPEDSPSPEGTRLSPSSGGRREKGLALLKEEPASPGGEGEAGLALAPNECDFCVTAPPPLPVAVVQAILEGKGSFSPEGPRNAQQPEPRGPREVPDRGPLDLERGGRSPDSVLPPMLLRAPPESVEPAGPLDVLGSSLQGREWTLMDLDMELSLLQPLVPEKGETELAVKGLNSPGPEGKASEALLPRRKEMTVSPC; this comes from the exons ATGCAGGAAGCGCCGGCCGCGCTGCCCACGGAGCCGGGCCCCAGCCCAGTGCCTGCCTTCCTCGGCAAGCTATGGGCGCTGGTGGGCGACCCGGGCACCGACCACCTGATCCGCTGGAGCCCG AGCGGCACCAGCTTCCTCGTGAGCGACCAGAGCCGCTTCGCCAAGGAGGTGCTGCCCCAATACTTCAAGCACAGCAACATGGCAAGCTTCGTGCGGCAACTCAATATGT ACGGTTTTCGGAAGGTGGTGAGCATCGAGCAGGGTGGCCTGCTGAGACCCGAACGGGATCACGTCGAGTTCCAGCATCCGAGCTTCGTACGCGGCCGAGAGCAACTGCTGGAACGCGTGCGCCGCAAG GTGCCCGCGCTGCGCGGCGACGACGGCCGCTGGCGCCCCGAGGACCTGGGCCGGCTGCTGGGCGAGGTGCAGGCTTTTCGGGGAGTGCAGGAGAGCACCGAGGCGCGGCTGCGGGAACTCAGGCA GCAGAACGAGATCCTGTGGAGGGAGGTGGTCACCCTGCGGCAGAGCCACGGTCAACAGCATCGGGTCATCGGCAAG CTGATCCAGTGCCTCTTTGGGCCACTTCAGGCTGGGTCTGGGAGCGCAGGAGCTAAGAGGAAGCT GTCGCTGATGCTGGATGAGGGGTGCCCATCGCCAGCCAAATTCAACACCTGCCCCTTACCTGGTGCCCTCCTGCAGGACCCCTACTTTATCCAGTCG CCCCTCCCGGAGACCACGCTGGGCCTCAGCAGCCCTCACAGGGCCAGGGGCCCCATCATCTCCGACCTCCCGGAAGACTCTCCTTCCCCTGAAGGAACCAGGCTTTCCCCCTCCAGTGGTGGCAGGAG ggagaagggcctggcacTGCTCAAAGAAGAGCCAGCCAGCCCAGGGGGGGAAGGCGAGGCCGGGCTGGCCCTGGCCCCAAACGAGTGTGACTTCTGCGTGACAGCACCCCCACCGCTGCCTGTGGCTGTGGTGCAGGCCAtcctggaggggaaggggagctTCAGCCCTGAGGGGCCCAGGAATGCCCAACAGCCTGAACCAAGAGGCCCCAGGGAGGTTCCCGACAG GGGCCCTCTGGACCTGGAGAGGGGAGGCCGGAGCCCAGACAGTGTGCTGCCTCCAATGCTGCTTCGGGCCCCCCCTGAAAGTGTGGAGCCCGCAGGGCCGCTGGAT GTGCTGGGCTCCAGCCTCCAAGGGCGGGAATGGACTCTGATGGACTTAGACATGGAGCTGTCCCTG TTGCAGCCCTTGGTTCCAGAGAAGGGTGAGACTGAGCTGGCGGTTAAGGGGTTAAATTCTCCAGGCCCAG AGGGCAAGGCGAGTGAAGCTCTCCTTCCCCGAAGAAAGGAGATGACCGTCTCTCCCTGCTGA
- the HSF4 gene encoding heat shock factor protein 4 isoform X6, with amino-acid sequence MQEAPAALPTEPGPSPVPAFLGKLWALVGDPGTDHLIRWSPSGTSFLVSDQSRFAKEVLPQYFKHSNMASFVRQLNMYGFRKVVSIEQGGLLRPERDHVEFQHPSFVRGREQLLERVRRKVPALRGDDGRWRPEDLGRLLGEVQAFRGVQESTEARLRELRQQNEILWREVVTLRQSHGQQHRVIGKLIQCLFGPLQAGSGSAGAKRKLTPTLSSRPSRRPRWASAALTGPGAPSSPTSRKTLLPLKEPGFPPPVVAGAPPPLPVAVVQAILEGKGSFSPEGPRNAQQPEPRGPREVPDRGPLDLERGGRSPDSVLPPMLLRAPPESVEPAGPLDVLGSSLQGREWTLMDLDMELSLLQPLVPEKGETELAVKGLNSPGPGKDSTLGAPLLLDIPAALGGPALSLPGALTIYSSPESRASYLGAGDNPSP; translated from the exons ATGCAGGAAGCGCCGGCCGCGCTGCCCACGGAGCCGGGCCCCAGCCCAGTGCCTGCCTTCCTCGGCAAGCTATGGGCGCTGGTGGGCGACCCGGGCACCGACCACCTGATCCGCTGGAGCCCG AGCGGCACCAGCTTCCTCGTGAGCGACCAGAGCCGCTTCGCCAAGGAGGTGCTGCCCCAATACTTCAAGCACAGCAACATGGCAAGCTTCGTGCGGCAACTCAATATGT ACGGTTTTCGGAAGGTGGTGAGCATCGAGCAGGGTGGCCTGCTGAGACCCGAACGGGATCACGTCGAGTTCCAGCATCCGAGCTTCGTACGCGGCCGAGAGCAACTGCTGGAACGCGTGCGCCGCAAG GTGCCCGCGCTGCGCGGCGACGACGGCCGCTGGCGCCCCGAGGACCTGGGCCGGCTGCTGGGCGAGGTGCAGGCTTTTCGGGGAGTGCAGGAGAGCACCGAGGCGCGGCTGCGGGAACTCAGGCA GCAGAACGAGATCCTGTGGAGGGAGGTGGTCACCCTGCGGCAGAGCCACGGTCAACAGCATCGGGTCATCGGCAAG CTGATCCAGTGCCTCTTTGGGCCACTTCAGGCTGGGTCTGGGAGCGCAGGAGCTAAGAGGAAGCT GACCCCTACTTTATCCAGTCG CCCCTCCCGGAGACCACGCTGGGCCTCAGCAGCCCTCACAGGGCCAGGGGCCCCATCATCTCCGACCTCCCGGAAGACTCTCCTTCCCCTGAAGGAACCAGGCTTTCCCCCTCCAGTGGTGGCAGGAG CACCCCCACCGCTGCCTGTGGCTGTGGTGCAGGCCAtcctggaggggaaggggagctTCAGCCCTGAGGGGCCCAGGAATGCCCAACAGCCTGAACCAAGAGGCCCCAGGGAGGTTCCCGACAG GGGCCCTCTGGACCTGGAGAGGGGAGGCCGGAGCCCAGACAGTGTGCTGCCTCCAATGCTGCTTCGGGCCCCCCCTGAAAGTGTGGAGCCCGCAGGGCCGCTGGAT GTGCTGGGCTCCAGCCTCCAAGGGCGGGAATGGACTCTGATGGACTTAGACATGGAGCTGTCCCTG TTGCAGCCCTTGGTTCCAGAGAAGGGTGAGACTGAGCTGGCGGTTAAGGGGTTAAATTCTCCAGGCCCAG GAAAGGACTCCACACTCGGGGCACCACTCCTGCTGGACATCCCAGCGGCTTTAGGAGGCCCAGCCCTCAGCCTGCCCGGAGCTTTAACCATTTACAGCAGCCCTGAGAGCCGGGCCTCCTACCTGGGCGCGGGAGACAACCCCTCACCCTGA
- the HSF4 gene encoding heat shock factor protein 4 isoform X7: MQEAPAALPTEPGPSPVPAFLGKLWALVGDPGTDHLIRWSPSGTSFLVSDQSRFAKEVLPQYFKHSNMASFVRQLNMYGFRKVVSIEQGGLLRPERDHVEFQHPSFVRGREQLLERVRRKVPALRGDDGRWRPEDLGRLLGEVQAFRGVQESTEARLRELRQQNEILWREVVTLRQSHGQQHRVIGKLIQCLFGPLQAGSGSAGAKRKLSLMLDEGCPSPAKFNTCPLPGALLQDPYFIQSGPTSSSTYSPSRRPRWASAALTGPGAPSSPTSRKTLLPLKEPGFPPPVVAGAPPPLPVAVVQAILEGKGSFSPEGPRNAQQPEPRGPREVPDRGPLDLERGGRSPDSVLPPMLLRAPPESVEPAGPLDVLGSSLQGREWTLMDLDMELSLLQPLVPEKGETELAVKGLNSPGPGKDSTLGAPLLLDIPAALGGPALSLPGALTIYSSPESRASYLGAGDNPSP; encoded by the exons ATGCAGGAAGCGCCGGCCGCGCTGCCCACGGAGCCGGGCCCCAGCCCAGTGCCTGCCTTCCTCGGCAAGCTATGGGCGCTGGTGGGCGACCCGGGCACCGACCACCTGATCCGCTGGAGCCCG AGCGGCACCAGCTTCCTCGTGAGCGACCAGAGCCGCTTCGCCAAGGAGGTGCTGCCCCAATACTTCAAGCACAGCAACATGGCAAGCTTCGTGCGGCAACTCAATATGT ACGGTTTTCGGAAGGTGGTGAGCATCGAGCAGGGTGGCCTGCTGAGACCCGAACGGGATCACGTCGAGTTCCAGCATCCGAGCTTCGTACGCGGCCGAGAGCAACTGCTGGAACGCGTGCGCCGCAAG GTGCCCGCGCTGCGCGGCGACGACGGCCGCTGGCGCCCCGAGGACCTGGGCCGGCTGCTGGGCGAGGTGCAGGCTTTTCGGGGAGTGCAGGAGAGCACCGAGGCGCGGCTGCGGGAACTCAGGCA GCAGAACGAGATCCTGTGGAGGGAGGTGGTCACCCTGCGGCAGAGCCACGGTCAACAGCATCGGGTCATCGGCAAG CTGATCCAGTGCCTCTTTGGGCCACTTCAGGCTGGGTCTGGGAGCGCAGGAGCTAAGAGGAAGCT GTCGCTGATGCTGGATGAGGGGTGCCCATCGCCAGCCAAATTCAACACCTGCCCCTTACCTGGTGCCCTCCTGCAGGACCCCTACTTTATCCAGTCG GGCCCAACCTCGTCTTCTACTTACAGCCCCTCCCGGAGACCACGCTGGGCCTCAGCAGCCCTCACAGGGCCAGGGGCCCCATCATCTCCGACCTCCCGGAAGACTCTCCTTCCCCTGAAGGAACCAGGCTTTCCCCCTCCAGTGGTGGCAGGAG CACCCCCACCGCTGCCTGTGGCTGTGGTGCAGGCCAtcctggaggggaaggggagctTCAGCCCTGAGGGGCCCAGGAATGCCCAACAGCCTGAACCAAGAGGCCCCAGGGAGGTTCCCGACAG GGGCCCTCTGGACCTGGAGAGGGGAGGCCGGAGCCCAGACAGTGTGCTGCCTCCAATGCTGCTTCGGGCCCCCCCTGAAAGTGTGGAGCCCGCAGGGCCGCTGGAT GTGCTGGGCTCCAGCCTCCAAGGGCGGGAATGGACTCTGATGGACTTAGACATGGAGCTGTCCCTG TTGCAGCCCTTGGTTCCAGAGAAGGGTGAGACTGAGCTGGCGGTTAAGGGGTTAAATTCTCCAGGCCCAG GAAAGGACTCCACACTCGGGGCACCACTCCTGCTGGACATCCCAGCGGCTTTAGGAGGCCCAGCCCTCAGCCTGCCCGGAGCTTTAACCATTTACAGCAGCCCTGAGAGCCGGGCCTCCTACCTGGGCGCGGGAGACAACCCCTCACCCTGA
- the HSF4 gene encoding heat shock factor protein 4 isoform X2: MQEAPAALPTEPGPSPVPAFLGKLWALVGDPGTDHLIRWSPSGTSFLVSDQSRFAKEVLPQYFKHSNMASFVRQLNMYGFRKVVSIEQGGLLRPERDHVEFQHPSFVRGREQLLERVRRKVPALRGDDGRWRPEDLGRLLGEVQAFRGVQESTEARLRELRQQNEILWREVVTLRQSHGQQHRVIGKLIQCLFGPLQAGSGSAGAKRKLSLMLDEGCPSPAKFNTCPLPGALLQDPYFIQSPLPETTLGLSSPHRARGPIISDLPEDSPSPEGTRLSPSSGGRREKGLALLKEEPASPGGEGEAGLALAPNECDFCVTAPPPLPVAVVQAILEGKGSFSPEGPRNAQQPEPRGPREVPDRGPLDLERGGRSPDSVLPPMLLRAPPESVEPAGPLDVLGSSLQGREWTLMDLDMELSLLQPLVPEKGETELAVKGLNSPGPGKDSTLGAPLLLDIPAALGGPALSLPGALTIYSSPESRASYLGAGDNPSP, from the exons ATGCAGGAAGCGCCGGCCGCGCTGCCCACGGAGCCGGGCCCCAGCCCAGTGCCTGCCTTCCTCGGCAAGCTATGGGCGCTGGTGGGCGACCCGGGCACCGACCACCTGATCCGCTGGAGCCCG AGCGGCACCAGCTTCCTCGTGAGCGACCAGAGCCGCTTCGCCAAGGAGGTGCTGCCCCAATACTTCAAGCACAGCAACATGGCAAGCTTCGTGCGGCAACTCAATATGT ACGGTTTTCGGAAGGTGGTGAGCATCGAGCAGGGTGGCCTGCTGAGACCCGAACGGGATCACGTCGAGTTCCAGCATCCGAGCTTCGTACGCGGCCGAGAGCAACTGCTGGAACGCGTGCGCCGCAAG GTGCCCGCGCTGCGCGGCGACGACGGCCGCTGGCGCCCCGAGGACCTGGGCCGGCTGCTGGGCGAGGTGCAGGCTTTTCGGGGAGTGCAGGAGAGCACCGAGGCGCGGCTGCGGGAACTCAGGCA GCAGAACGAGATCCTGTGGAGGGAGGTGGTCACCCTGCGGCAGAGCCACGGTCAACAGCATCGGGTCATCGGCAAG CTGATCCAGTGCCTCTTTGGGCCACTTCAGGCTGGGTCTGGGAGCGCAGGAGCTAAGAGGAAGCT GTCGCTGATGCTGGATGAGGGGTGCCCATCGCCAGCCAAATTCAACACCTGCCCCTTACCTGGTGCCCTCCTGCAGGACCCCTACTTTATCCAGTCG CCCCTCCCGGAGACCACGCTGGGCCTCAGCAGCCCTCACAGGGCCAGGGGCCCCATCATCTCCGACCTCCCGGAAGACTCTCCTTCCCCTGAAGGAACCAGGCTTTCCCCCTCCAGTGGTGGCAGGAG ggagaagggcctggcacTGCTCAAAGAAGAGCCAGCCAGCCCAGGGGGGGAAGGCGAGGCCGGGCTGGCCCTGGCCCCAAACGAGTGTGACTTCTGCGTGACAGCACCCCCACCGCTGCCTGTGGCTGTGGTGCAGGCCAtcctggaggggaaggggagctTCAGCCCTGAGGGGCCCAGGAATGCCCAACAGCCTGAACCAAGAGGCCCCAGGGAGGTTCCCGACAG GGGCCCTCTGGACCTGGAGAGGGGAGGCCGGAGCCCAGACAGTGTGCTGCCTCCAATGCTGCTTCGGGCCCCCCCTGAAAGTGTGGAGCCCGCAGGGCCGCTGGAT GTGCTGGGCTCCAGCCTCCAAGGGCGGGAATGGACTCTGATGGACTTAGACATGGAGCTGTCCCTG TTGCAGCCCTTGGTTCCAGAGAAGGGTGAGACTGAGCTGGCGGTTAAGGGGTTAAATTCTCCAGGCCCAG GAAAGGACTCCACACTCGGGGCACCACTCCTGCTGGACATCCCAGCGGCTTTAGGAGGCCCAGCCCTCAGCCTGCCCGGAGCTTTAACCATTTACAGCAGCCCTGAGAGCCGGGCCTCCTACCTGGGCGCGGGAGACAACCCCTCACCCTGA